The DNA region atttttattatgtttccaaaatatttttgtggaatttTTGGTGAATAAAACGCTAAAAAGGgattaaaattcgatttcaaataacacttttattaaaaatatatactaataatcctgtgtagccgaaattatatttaattgttgcAGTAGGATTCTAGGTCATCAGATCATCTTTGGATTTTCATCTAGCGCATAGGAACACGCCATGCACCACGCTATAGAGGAAGCACACTTATGCCCTTTCCACATTAGATTAATTAACGGGACGTCAACCCCATTAGCTGAAAACGCTCAGCACTGACGGATCTCCAACAAAACGCAACAGTGCATTTTAATTAAACGAAACGACATCGTTTCGTTCATCTTTTCTGATCGAACAGGGCGAACGTCGGAGGCCACGCTCAACGCCGACAATTCTTCCAAAAGACCTATCTCCTCCATCTATCGTCCTTATCCTCCGAAATTTCACCAGCGTGCATGTCTCCTCTCCACCATCATTTCTCCTAGGATGCCGAAGTTAAATTAGAAAATGGAGAAGAACAACTCTGATAGTCAAAGAGAAGTTAAATTCAAATTCGATTGACCGACCTAGCTGAGTATGAATACTCCTTAAGTGTTAGGTtttcaatccatcaaacaagAAGCACATCTTACCGTCCAATTCAAAGAATCAAGAATCCAGAAAGAACTGGATTTTTGTAAAATCCTCTCCAGCAATCAAAGCTTTGATCCAGGCTTCGGGAAAGCTTCCCACACAACTTTGGAGTGTTCTCTAAGTTTTGGTAAGCTTCCACATCCTCTGTATTTCAATGTGtgattgaaaattgaatttCTTTTTCAAGTTTGATCAATTTGATGTGTTCTATTGTtcaattttgtgtttattttgtttagaatcattcctTAGATGatgtatgaactttctgttgaaagagtTTTGATCAAAGAAAccttaaatgaaaaaaaaagaaatattggtATGAAAATCTGgttttttgaaattgatattcttGAGCTTTTTAGCTTAAATTTTGATTCAAGTAGttttctaacatgtttgtaaacacgTTAtgataactttaaaattattatatcaacaccacgatcatgtttgatataacttaaatttttgaaaataaacttTGAATTTCGGTTTGTAAATCTATGAGTTGGTTGTAACTTAaagatcatgatttcatgatctgTATTACAAGATCTAAGATCTGCAATTTTTACTAATTCAAGAACACTCGGTTCTCTTGGACCAAGGAAAAGGACCGAGGCAAATGACCAAGTATCATAGTCGAGACTAAGAAAACCGACCGAAAAAACTTACCTAAGACTAAGACCAATGACAGATGTTCTTGAGTCAGGACCGACacctaggaccggtgttcttaaGCAATGATCGATAAATCCGACCAAGGTTTCTAACCTCGGACTGAGAGGTCTGACCTGGGACTGAGCCTCCCAAGTCCACGACCGAGAAAGCTAGACCTGGGACCGACCCTCCCAGACTTAGGACCGAACAACCTGAGTTCAAGACCGAGCCTCCTGAACCTCAAGACCGTGTCTTCCGGTCCCTCGACCGAGCGTCTGAGCCCTGATCCAGACCTTCCCAGTCTAGACTAAGCCCGTCCGAGCCCAAATTGGCAACAACAGATCCAGaccctaggactccggtcctaaggcctgtttggttccacttttcaaaataaaaaaattatttttataattttggaagtcaatccattttcaaataatcccgaaaggtcaaaaaatgatatttaaatatttttgggatatttcctaaataaatattttggctaaggccccattttgaatttatttttatattctaacacttttctaatatttttcaggGTTTTAGTCAgtttatatcaacgcaatcgcaGGTACgcatttcaaaataattttgtacaactATTTATGTAATCTAAACCTATCATTGTTTAGGCACTTTGcactactaattaaaggaaataaatcttataaataaatcttgtaATAGCGAgacttttacttaaaaaataaaatcgtcTTTTGACGGGCGCAAATGACATAgagcgaaagccctttcccgagcgtaaccaaaagcgaaccccttatagaaactctagttataaagtacgtttatacacgtacattttctaaaatcatttggcgactctgatttcaaataaataatcttttaaattaattatgtttaattaagttaacccatgttttaatcaaattattatttaatccccaaattattaaaatttgaataaaaataataatttttacattaataatttctaaagcccttgtgtatttaaaaataaaataatattttattttaaaaagatttatgCCACGCAAATCAAGGTTGAAATGCATTAAACCTCAAATAGCTCGGGTCTTCCCTCGTAATACCACATGTCACTTGCTAAGCTCGAAGGGGATCTCCGGTGATTACAGTTATATATTTACATAgtcttactttattttaattttaattttattataataaaaaaaattaaaattttaagaaaacaaatgGAAGAAGTAAATTtatactatttaaaaattaatttagtccCATGTCATTTTCACATCATATCctaattatatgttattttatattgaaatttaaaaaaaaaaaagttttaaataaataaaataaatcaaaggGTCCTTTGCTATTGGGATTTGAATTCATATTGTTTAGTTTATTTAGTAATTCAATATATAAGGCATATATTATTCTAGGTTAGGcaaaatttgatttgatttgatttctcATTTCTCTCTAGCCTCAGTTGGCATTCTCATCTAtcaaatactatatatattctCTCGTCTAAATCTATTTCCCTAATTTATACATTGTATCAGAATCATAGcctaatataaacaaattttaataataataacatcttactcttaaaattaattttacttttataatatattttaaattaataagtttattttaagacaataaataataaaatattattaatttatgattttatattatttattaaaattaataattatatatatatatatatatatatatatatattagtgtagAAAGCTAATATTAAACACAgtaaataagaaagaaagttaaaaataattataaattaatcaatgGCTCGTATTTATATAACCGTGGTATTATAACTTTATTGCTAACATTTTTCCATAAGTTTTCAAATTGTCAACTGTTTTATATGCTAGTAATTAAATTCATACATGTAATAAGCATTTAAGctaacttaaaattataaataagaaatacaTGGTCAATAAATATAAACGGCTTATAATAACTCGTGGTGCGCCACTGTAGTCATCTCTACCATAAATTGTCGAGATATTCATCTCCGCAGAAcctacaaattaaaataaataaataaataaataatttaacaataaacTAGTGATCGAATATAAAAGTCgtcttttcttaatttttcttacaGTTGTATTCGACCCAACCAATTCTTTGGTGCGCCAAATCATAAACCACAATTTTATCCTTGAGTACCAAATCTGCAAACATAAAACAATTCCACAAGTTTAAaagtaaattttgaaattttgtatctaattttctaaattcaacCTCCTAAAATTGTCATGCTTGCAAAATTAGATCTTTGAAATCCGATACACATCGATGAAATACCGTCCTgtaaagaataattaaatattagcattttgaatcaaataaattaaaagtaataagATTGACTATATAATTTCATAACTCACTGTTGGTTCATTCATAATAAGGTAGTCCTTAGCCATCAATAACATTGACGCTCCACCCGCAAAATTAAAAGTGACTTGAGGAAACAATTTAATCCCGCTACACGGTTGGACACAGTGTGAAATTAACACTAgtagatattttaattagtattttgAATAAAGTTTAAAACCTGGTAGACAATTTGTAGCATTGTTGTCCATTCAAGATGAAAGGTGTAGCATGTCCCGAAATTGCATTAGTTAGCTGTAAAagtcaaatattaataaagaaagaaattcataATAGTTGTCTtgttgaaatttaataaaagattaacaTACAGCTTCCATTAATGGGTAGTAAGCTTCGGTCGCCAAATATGACAAAGTTGTACCGGAATCTACAAATGTTCCTTGACTTTCTGATGTGATGAAGACGTTTTGATTGATCGATAATTTATGACCGTCAACACTAATGCTTTGAAGATTAATATTGTAGTGATCcgtactaaaatatatatagtacaaatcaaatatataagttctataagatattaatatatactaagggtgaaatattttattaaatgtaaaCAAGGGTTACTTACTTTGACGTCACTAGCGGACTATACACCATCGCTGCGTGTCTAATCTCTCCTATAACAAGTACCCCACCACCGTCTCCGCGCAAACAATGAGAAAATATTCTGGGAGTAATACGACGTGATGACAACTGTGATATAACCGATGACTCTCTTCGACCAAATCCAAAAATCCCATCAATCGCTCTACCTTCTTGGCTTATTAACCCCTCATCGTGTGTACTACACCTGTTAAGATAAGAGAcgacaaattaattttatcaaccAAAACTAAaacattaaagaaaaaaatgagttttaatTAAACTACATAATTGTTTGTTATATACTAccaattaatacataaaaaaaatccaaaactataTAAAAAGCAAACAATTATTTGGAAAAATCATGTGATCAATGTTCTTATTAATTAGTCCTTACCCAAAAATAACCCGAGCAGATGAGTTTGCCGTCAAATTAGAAGGTCCCAAAATAGTATCAAACTGTAGCATGTCAGTTAAATAATAACCGGAAGCCAGGCTTCCGTCTCCATAGTTAAGCGAAAGTCGACATGATCTATTCTTATTAGCACATTGATGATATGTAGGGCATTCTTTGTCCAAACAAGTAAGCGGTTTAGCAGAATATGAGATGGCTGGATCAAAAAGATTAAGCTCAATCTgcaaattcataaacaaaaataaatcaatatatatatatatatatataaaacacttAGAGCATGTACGGATCATGATCATAAATTTTAACTcatcatataattaaattatagaacCTTCATGTTGAATGGATTTATGGTATGAATTAAGTGTAAAAAAGTccaaacaatataattattattttttttaaatgcactTACCCCCAATTGGGAAAGTCGAGGACACCCAACACATGGTTTGCAATTGATCCATAGGTCGTCACTTCCGGTATCAAAATCCACGTTAAACTCTTGTGGTGGAGAGCCTAACCTTATTTTGGTATAATATAACctattttgaaaacataaaacaaaaaacatgCATGGTTGaacaaacatattttgaaacataatattcagtgtttaattaatttattaaatataacttatataCCCGGCTAGACTTGGGTCAGATGCTCCGTTAAGAGAGAAATTGAGAATCCCAATAGTGTTTCCTTCCAAGATTTTACTGTGACGTTTGTGGTCTctaaatttcatattttgtaGTCCCACCTCATTTGTAGGGAATGTTCTCTCCAACTTTAGAATTTGATTTGAGGTTCTATCGGTACTACTTTCAACATGTGCCAGTACAAATACAAAGTTAGCCGTGAAAATTAACATCCCAATCAGCAAAAGTCCATTAATAGCTTCCATTTTTTTAACCTGTAATTTGTTTTAGAAATGCGAGTAATCATTAAACTATTTAATAGACTGGACCAGACTGAGTTCTATTTCATATTAActtagaaagaaagaaaagttaaaagaaagagagagaattaCCTGAAGACTGAAGAAAGAAATTAAGTAGCAAAAGCAGGTTGTGAAGAAAAATTTATAAACCTCtctgtctatatatatatatatatatatatttgtaactaATGTTTCtttcatgatttattaaaaataaacaattaactaattaaaattatttttttataagatcgAATCATATCTAATAATCCTTTATTTATATGTTCCACCTCATACACACGTAcatgtttgattttttcagtTTCTAATTATGAAAAATCTTAAAATGTTGTGACATATTAGGGATTACTTAAAATCCAATAATTGTTACAATGATGGACCAAGTgacatttcattttttaactGATTTAGCCATAATGAAACATTTGGTGTACGTAATATACTTTTGAAgtaatagttgtaaatatgagTTTGATGTAcgtaatatatttttgaagtaATTCTTTTAGAATtgatgtgtgaaagtgtgtggcattaagttgtttttatgaaaaaattgcACTAGCTAGCTAGTCTCATTTTTAAGGAGTTGTTTGAAATTTCATTATGAATTGTTAGTTCAAATTAAGGTTCACATCACCTTTGAAATTGTATTCATTTTGTACAACATTTGACTTTAAAGCAAAAAGAATATGCCTAAATAAGAGGGGCTTTGCTATATTTTACAAGTCCCATCTACTAGGTTTGTTTCAAAGTGAGCATGTAATTACTTGTCAACTTTAAT from Impatiens glandulifera chromosome 5, dImpGla2.1, whole genome shotgun sequence includes:
- the LOC124938866 gene encoding aspartic proteinase 36-like is translated as MEAINGLLLIGMLIFTANFVFVLAHVESSTDRTSNQILKLERTFPTNEVGLQNMKFRDHKRHSKILEGNTIGILNFSLNGASDPSLAGLYYTKIRLGSPPQEFNVDFDTGSDDLWINCKPCVGCPRLSQLGIELNLFDPAISYSAKPLTCLDKECPTYHQCANKNRSCRLSLNYGDGSLASGYYLTDMLQFDTILGPSNLTANSSARVIFGCSTHDEGLISQEGRAIDGIFGFGRRESSVISQLSSRRITPRIFSHCLRGDGGGVLVIGEIRHAAMVYSPLVTSNTDHYNINLQSISVDGHKLSINQNVFITSESQGTFVDSGTTLSYLATEAYYPLMEALTNAISGHATPFILNGQQCYKLSTSGIKLFPQVTFNFAGGASMLLMAKDYLFNYSLQDGISSMCIGFQRSNFASMTILGDLVLKDKIVVYDLAHQRIGWVEYNCKKN